GCATCGAGCCGCGGCGGCGATACGGCGACGGCGAtctcggcggcggtcggcgacgtGGCAGGCTGCTCATCGCGAGGAGCGACAATCTCCTTCATGGAGAGCATGAGATGCCCATGGTGATGTACAGAACTCCTTCATACATGCGTGCTGAAAGGAAACATGCAAGAACAAGAATAAAACAAATAAGATAGATCGATCTCAACTAGAGTTACCGGCGAGAAGGATGGGAGCCATGGAGTCGACGCCGAAGTGTTCGACGGCAACGACGTCAGTTGCGTGGCGTCGTGAAGCCGAGGCCGGAACTCCGCCGCAGGCCGCGGACTCGCTCGCCGGCGTCGTGTGCgtgatggagatggagatggccGCACGGCAGTCGTCGTTGGTCACGAACTCCGGCCGGTGGACTGGCGCAGTGCCGAGCGTGGTGACGATGGTGGCCGTGCGCAGTCGGGCGGCATGGTGTAGATGGATGTGGGTCTCTCCTCTCGTGAGAGACTGAGGGGTCTCTTTTATAGGCTGGAGGCAGGGGCCAGGAGAGGAGCGTCGAGCCGTGCGCCGCCTCTAATCCGTTGCCGAGCAAGCCGGCGCCCGAGTGAAGCGCTCGGATCAGTTCCACGCCGCGCGGCTgctaattcaaaatttgaaagttTGATCTTATCTTTCAGCTGGCACACGTGTGCATGCGAGAAGCTTCCAGAAGATAATTCGTGAAGACGATCCACTCGTATGCACCGCACGAGGCTCGCATGGGCTGATGCATGGGCCATGCATGGGTCACGTAAGAGCCCACATGCATCAGATTAATTAGTGCTAATTCTTTACTGATCAGCCCAATAATACTTGAAGCTTAGCAACTCCAGCCCGCTAACCGCGGCCACGCTGATCACAAGTTGCGTACATGCATTAGCCCAATCTGTTTGTGCAACCtctgaaaagaacaaggcaaaTGACTCGGACGTGCAGCTAGCATGTGTGGACTTCTTTGCATGTTAGCTTGCTTCTCTTATCTCATACGTATGCATATATTAGCTTGTTTACTTTGAGAAACATGTTCAAAATACCGTCGAACACAGTCACACGCACCGGTGATACGACTGTGAGCTGACACATTATTGCACGCACCGTAAAGCCACCTCCAATGGTGGAGCCAACTTACCAAAATCGGCGCAGTAGCGGCATAAGAAGTGGTGCTGTGAGGGGAGATGCATCGGATAGTGAGCGTGCGGCGCGCTAGCGCGTACTGTTCACACACTGTTTACGGATAAAAAATTTCTACAAGCTAGCATACAGTGTACTGTTGGAGGAGGTCTAAGACTTTGTCCAATGGTTGAGCCAGCTGCTAGTTCGTACAACTCCACCTCACCGTCAAAGTTGTCCACCTTGCAATTGCGGCCCTGTTTGGTTAGGGCAGTTTCAATGCAGACTCCACTCATAGAGTCTAAGCCTCAAAGACTTCATTACAAGAAACTATACTTCCTAATGCAAAGTGTGTTATTTTAGTTTATATGGCAcacttgtctctctcacattcattcttgattttcgtgaagacttggagtctaaataagacttggagtcttgatttctctccctctctctttcataaatatactgccacatcagcaaaacacaataaatatGAGGCTTAGACTCCATGGTAGAGTCTGAGTTGGGACTGCCCTTAGTCCTCTAGAATGCCTAGAACAGGGCTGTTCCATTCTAGAAAACCAAACGGACTCTGGGCCAGATGGGGCCCACCAGCAATGGGGCTTGGCGTACCCAGTTAGACCCCACGCATCGCGTCTCAAAAAATGTAAAAACAGCCTGCGCTCGAGCCTGCCCTGCCGCCCCGTCCCTCGCTCCTGCAAcccccgaccgccgccgcaTCGAGCGCCACCCTTCCTCTGCATCGAGCGCCCCCCCTCCTTTGCGcagtgctccgccgccgcatcaAGCGCGCTCCTCCTCCGTGCAGCGCGCAGCCGCCATCCCTGTCGCACCGTCCAGATCCGCGGCCGCCGACGATGCACGAGGTAGGAGgcgcctctccgccgccggcgcataGGGCGCTGCCCGCCGCacagcgcggccgccgcggcaacAGGCCACAGGGCCacaggccgccgccggatctgaAGAGGGCGGCATGGGGGATTTCTTGTCCATGGGGGACACCGaccaggccgccggcggggccttcgcttcctcctcggcctccgACGCGGCAGAGGCAGCCCCAACGATGACGCCTCCCTTCACCGGGCTGCCGGCGGCTCACTTCGGTGGATTCGCTCCGCCGACGCCTGGCTTGGAAGGCCACCTTCAGCTGCCGCCGGCGTACGCGCTCCCTCCGCATGCCATGGGTCACGGGCAGTACCCGTACCTGTGGCCGCCACAGGCTGGGTGGGGCGGCCCGTGGCCGAAGTACCCCCTCCTGTTCCGCCAGTTCGCGGTGCACAGGGAGAGGGCGCCCTGTCTGCAAGAGGAGGTGGTCGCGTCGGCCatggccgtgggcgccgcggccGTGTGCGTCCCAGCAGCACTGTACCGCTGCCGCCAAGTGCCGGTGCGTACTGCACACGCTCCCAAACACAGAACACGCTGAACATTGTGATGACGATGTGAACATGAATACGCTGCGTGGTGAAATAGCAACAGCTTGTCGCTTGGCAGCACGTTTGTGAGCGCAGTTCTGTTCAGTTTGTTGTGTGTGGGCATTTGTTTTCATACTGCAGTAACGATGGTTGTTCATGTGTGGATACTTTTTTTATTACCGCAATAAGAATTGTGTACATGACTGTTGTAATCAAAAAGTTTTGCGGCTCCTACGTACTGTAATTGAAATATTATGATTTGTTGTGCATGtgtaataattaattacacatgTTTTTGATGGGCCAATGTGTGTTATGCATGTGCACTATTTGGTCAAGACACTTTGTGTGCATGTAGCAAAATTCCTTAGtttgtgctaaagtttagcacaaACCAAAGAAGTTCTTGTGCTAGCACAATTGCAAgcaagcaatttttttttgtactaGCCCCAACCAAAGAGGGCCTGAATTTTGCAGGAGTCTCAGAGTTGCTGCGAGGTCCACATATGAAGATGATTTTTTAAAAGCAGCAGAGACACATGGCAAGCTAGGAGAATGCAGCAGATGGTGAGGGTCCCGCAAATAGTGTGCCATGCTGCTATGAGCCCGACGCCCGCAGGGGCGCTAGTACGGGCAAGAATCCTTTCCCTCTCCACGTGAGCAGAGATCCATCGTGGCCACACATGAGCTAGCTGACGTGCCCCCGTTGGAGGAGGCCTGATACGCGAGCTGGGGGCACACTGTTGCTTGCACACTGCACACGCACCACACACATTGATGCCCTGACCATCGAGGATTCGAGGTCGCCCAAATAGTCCTCCGATCGACCACCGTACCGCGGTTGGCTGCGGGTCGCCATCTCGCCTCTCACGTGCTGTCGTTCTGCTGCTCATTGATCGCCACCACGCCGCCCTATCCAAGATCCAGCGACCTCGATCCCCCAAAATGCACAACCACACATGCATCCTCTACAACAAACCCAGGTGTGTGCTTCAGCAGTAAACATTCGGTTCTTGGTTAGCCTCCATTGCCATTGCTCTCTACTCGATCTCTAGCAGACTCGGATCCATCTGCAAGCATGGAGCAGCTCACGTACTACCTTCTGGCgctccttctccctctcctgcTTCTCAAGCTCATCACGAGGCGCGATGACGGCAATGGCCTGAGGCTGCCGCCGGGCCCGTGGCAGCTGCCGGTCATCGGCAGCCTCCACCACCTGCTCGGCAGCCCGCTGCCGCACCGCGCCATGGCCCGCATCGCGCGCCGCctcggcgcgccgccgctcatcTACTTCCGGCTCGGGGAGGTCCCCGTGGTCGTGGCgtcgtccccggccgccgcccgcgaggTCATGAAGACGCACGACGCCAGCTTCGCCACGCGCCCGTGGACGCCCACGACTAGGGTCCGCATGGAGGACGGCGAGGGGCTGGTGTTCGCGCGCTACGGCGCGCTGTGGCGGCAGCTCCGCAGGATCAGCGTCCTGGAGCTGCTCAGCGCCCGCCGCGTCCACTCGTTCCGCGCCgtccgggaggaggaggcccgccgcctcgtggccgccgtcgccgccgccgcggccggcgagggcggcgccgccgtcaaCGTCAGCGAGCGGATCGCCGTGCTCGTCACGGACACGGCCGTGCGCGCCATGATCGGCGACCGGTTCGAGAGGCGGGAGGAGTTCCTGGCGAACCTCGCGGAGGGGGTCAAGATCACCTCCGGGTTCAACCTCTGCGACCTGTTCCCGTCGTCGAGGCTCGCCAGGCTTGTCAGCGGCACGGAACGCCGGGCGCGGGAAAATCACCGCCGGCAGTCCGAGCTCATGGACCACGCCATCAAGCAGCACGAGCAGCGGAGGGAGGCGGCCATGGTACAATCTGCGGATGGCACCGTGGAAAAGGAGGAGGACCTGATCGACGTGCTCCTTAGGATTCAGAGGGAAGGCGGCCTCGAGGTGCCGCTCACCATGGGTATGATCAAGGCCGTCATCCTTGTAAGTTACCATTGCAAGCTTTGATTGTTTACCTTATCACTGATAGATTTCCGATAATTCTGATATTTCTGTTTTACCGGTGAGTCccaataaaattagttgatCATCCAAAAATATCAGTGTTTTAAATTCAACACGCCATTCAACTAATGGGCCATGTCAGAGCTTCCCTGTTTAATTTAGCGATAAAATGTAAACCCTAGGCCATCCTTGATGCCTTGTAAGTTACAGTTGGACATTGAGCTTCCTTGTTTGCATATATAGGATCTTTTCGGTGCCGGGAGCGAGACATCAGCAACCACACTCCAATGGGCCATGTCGGAGCTCGCAAGAAACCCAGAGGTGATGCACAAGGCGCAAGCCGAGGTGCGCGAGAAGCTTCAAGGCAAGCCAATGGTGGCCGAGGATAACCTTGCCGACCTGAGGTACACGAAGCTCATCATCAAGGAGACCCTGAGGCTGCACCCGGTGGTGCCGCTGCTGGTGCCAAGGGAGTGCCGGGAGTCCTGCAAGGTCATGGGGTACGACGTCCCCAGGGGAACCACCGTGTTCGTCAACGTCTGGGCGATCAGCAGGGACCCCTGGCACTGGggcgccgacgccgcggcgTTCCGGCCGGAGCGGTTCGAGGCCGGCACGGTGGCCGACTTCAAGGGCGCCGACTTCGAGTTCACGCCGTTCGGGGCCGGCCGGAGGATGTGCCCTGGCATGGCGTTCGCGCAGGCGAGCATGGagctcgccctcgccgcgctcctCTACCATTTCGACTGGGAGATGCCGGGTGGGATGCTGCCGGGCGAGCTGGACATGACGGAGGAGATGGGCATCGCCGTCCGGAGGAAGAATGACCTTTACCTGCGTCCGGTTGTCCGTGTGCCGCCACATGTAACACCATAGAACTACTCGTCATGGTGAGGTCCTCTGCTCTTGTGCTGGATCGAGGAGAGGCGCTTATTGCTAAATTAGCAGGGGTCTTTATGTAAAATATTGGATCGCTATTATTAATTGTGATCCAAAGTATGAATGTTTTTATAAAATACCAATCTAGTATTTACACAAAACACTGTAGTTTGGATCATGTTAATGGTCGTGATCCAAACCAGGGGTTAGTGGAAAAGTTTGATAAGGTAATTTTTATAAACCCGCGATTTGGAATTTCCATGGGAAATTAAAGTAAAGCTTATAGATTGATGCACAAGATAATTACTGAATCATTCGGTTTTTATATACATGTAGTTTTTTTCACACCTCCCATGCTCCGCCGTTGTTGAGAACGACGATTCCTCGGTCATTCTTGCGAGTGGGCATGCTCACGCTGGTCGCCAGCGACATTTGCCAAGCGCCAGGGTTAGCGGAGGAGAGGTTACTGGGAGCATGGCTGCACGCCAGAGTTGCTGCAGGACAGTATATATGATGTAAACATCGCTACAAATTACAAGGCTGTCTGTAAACACACATGGTCTTTCAACAAAACTGCCTTCCTTTTACCCAAAAGCCGAACAATCTATGATCTTCCTTATGATGTCACATCCACAGAACTgaaaagaacaaaaagaaagCCAGAGGCCGAGAAGGAAAGGAAACGAAGGTAACAATTTCAGCTGCATCATTCCAGTTGGCATGCGTCATTCTCATGATGCAGAGATCTGTTTCAGTTATGATATGATGCTACGGTTCCTCGGCATCATTTATTCCAGCACTGGCGACGAGTTCTTCTGTCAAAGAAAACAGCCCGACCATCTCCCTTTTAGCTTCAAGAATCACATTCATTTTCTTCTTTGGTTCCATTTTGGAAGCACCCTCGCTAATGTTTGCATTTCGGTGTTGTTATATTGTGATTCAAATTCATTACACAATAAAAGGCTCTCTAAATGGACATTTGAGATCTGGTGGgtgattgttggaatttgggcttggcccattaagtaTTTTAGTTATTTCAAATAAATCACAAAGGCCCATGTGGTGTAAACTTTTAAAAACATTGCTAGTGGAAGTTGAGGCGATCATGtaactctcctatatatctaactcaTAGGCTGCACCAGAAAACATCAATCCGATTTATATACCCTTTAGGGCTTGCTCCTCGTTTAGtctattcctcttgtaagccgccgctaggagttgtaaacacacacccgatatagtgaagatttgctggctggcgcctgTGGTTTTTCCCTTTCACATTGGaagggttttccacgttaaatcctcgtgtctcCTGTGGTTTGATCTTGTTATTCTTCGCCGTTTATTCGCCGTCGTTTCTAACAAGTGGTATCGGAGTTTTGGTTAGGGTTCCGCGATGGCATCGACGAAGTATGATCTACCGCCGCTGGATTACAAGACGATGTTCTCGCTATGGCAAGTTAAGATGCGTGCTATTCTAATGCAATCTCAGGATCTTGATGAGGCGCTGGAAGGCTTCGGAAAGACGAAGAAGGATGAGTGGACCGCTGAGGAAAAGCGAAGAGATCGTAAGGCCCTATCCCTGATTCAGCTTTATTTGTCCAATGATATTTTGCAAGAAGTGCTGCAGGAAAACCATGCTGCAGAACTCTGGCTCAAACTGGAATCGATCTGCTTGTCCAAGGATCTAACCAGTAAGAtgcatatgaagttgaagctgtTCACGCTTAAGATGCAGGAGGGTGACTCGGTGCTGAGTCACCTATCTGTCTTCAAAGAGATCGTTGCCGACCTAGTGTCGATGGATGTCAAATATGATGATGAAGACTTAGGTCTTCTTTTGTTATGCTCTTTGCCCAGTTCTTATGCAAGTTTCCGTGACACCATATTATTAAGCCGTGATGAACTAACTCTTACTGAAGTTTGTGAGACACTCCAGTCCAGGGAAaagatgaaaggcatggtgCAGGTTGATGGATTGTCCTCAAGGGGTGACGCTTTGCATGTTAGAGGCAGATCTGAGCATAGATCATCGAGCGATAACAACGATCGTTTCAAGAGCAATGATGGTAGAGGCCGCTCCCAGTCCAAAGGTCCCAAGAAGAAATTCTGTAAGTTCTGCAAGAAGAAATCTCACAATATTAAAGAATATTGGAAATTGCAGAATAAGCAGAAGAGAAAAAATAATTCTGATGGTAAGGCTAGTGTTCCTTCTGCTGCTGATAATTCTGAATCAGATTACCAGGttgtctttgctggttgtgttgctggTCATGATAAATGGATACTTGATTCTGCATGTTCATTTCATATGTGCACTAACAGAGATTGGTTTAGTTCATATGAGCCTTTGTAGAATGGAGGTTTTGTGCGCATGGGAGTTGATAACCTGTGTGAGATTGTGGGCATCGGTTCTGTTCAGATCAAGACCCATGATGACATGATTCGCACACTGAAGAACGTGAGACACATACCAGGAATGAAGAGAAATCTAATCTCGTTGAGCACACTTGATAAAGAAGGGCTCAAATACACTGGTTCAGGTGGAGTTGTAAAGGTATCAAAAAGTTCTCTTGTATATTTGCTTGGTGATCTCAATgcttcaaatttatatgttctcaGAGGTAGTACTGTGCATAATTCTGTTGCCGCTGCTGCTACTGTTAATAATTCTGAACCTAGTAAGACTGACCTTTGGCATATGCGTCTTGGACATATGAGTGAGCTTGGCATGACAGAATTGATGAATAGAAACCTTCTGGATGGTTGCATCTTGAGTGGCAAGAAGTTCTGCGAGCATTGTGTCTTTGGTAAGCACAAGAGGGTAAAATTCAATATCTCTGTTCATACCACAAAAGGTACACTTGATTATGTACATGCTGATTTATGGGGTCCTTCTCGTAAACCTTCATTTGGTGGTGCTCGTTATATGCttaccattattgatgattactctagaagagtgtggccttattttctgaaaaaCAAAGATGATACCTTTGCTGCTTTTACAGAGTGGAAAGTCATGATAGAAAGGCAAACTGAAAAGAAAGTCAAAGTGTTTCGGACTGATAATGATGGAGAATTCTGTTCGGATGCTTTTGATGATTATTGCAGAAAGGAAGGCATTGTTAGGCACCACACCATCCCATACACTCTGCAACAAAATGGTGTGGCCGAGTGCATGAACAAAACCATCATCTCGAAGGCTCGTTGTATGCTGTCCAACGTCCGCATGAGCAAACATTTTCGGGCGGAGGCTGCTAACACGGCATGCTATTTGATCAACAGGTCGCCTTCTATTCCACTCAACAAGAAGACTCCTATTGAGGTATGGTTTGGTACACCTG
This window of the Panicum virgatum strain AP13 chromosome 1K, P.virgatum_v5, whole genome shotgun sequence genome carries:
- the LOC120676900 gene encoding desmethyl-deoxy-podophyllotoxin synthase-like, producing MEQLTYYLLALLLPLLLLKLITRRDDGNGLRLPPGPWQLPVIGSLHHLLGSPLPHRAMARIARRLGAPPLIYFRLGEVPVVVASSPAAAREVMKTHDASFATRPWTPTTRVRMEDGEGLVFARYGALWRQLRRISVLELLSARRVHSFRAVREEEARRLVAAVAAAAAGEGGAAVNVSERIAVLVTDTAVRAMIGDRFERREEFLANLAEGVKITSGFNLCDLFPSSRLARLVSGTERRARENHRRQSELMDHAIKQHEQRREAAMVQSADGTVEKEEDLIDVLLRIQREGGLEVPLTMGMIKAVILDLFGAGSETSATTLQWAMSELARNPEVMHKAQAEVREKLQGKPMVAEDNLADLRYTKLIIKETLRLHPVVPLLVPRECRESCKVMGYDVPRGTTVFVNVWAISRDPWHWGADAAAFRPERFEAGTVADFKGADFEFTPFGAGRRMCPGMAFAQASMELALAALLYHFDWEMPGGMLPGELDMTEEMGIAVRRKNDLYLRPVVRVPPHVTP